The following proteins are encoded in a genomic region of Oncorhynchus gorbuscha isolate QuinsamMale2020 ecotype Even-year linkage group LG11, OgorEven_v1.0, whole genome shotgun sequence:
- the LOC124048099 gene encoding integrin beta-4-like isoform X2, whose protein sequence is MGRWTLHFLVGVVLAVLTASSYAEKVNHCLAARANTCSACIQSGKGCAYCPDEIFDSPRCDLLENIIDHGCNGAVTAEGSMSMERNQKIDMLMKRSQVAPQDMSMTLLPGEEREIEMEVFEPAKGPLDLYILMDFSNSMKDDLDNLKRMGAELADLVGKLSDDYTIGFGKFVDKVVEPQTDMRPIKLAQPWPNSDPPFSFRNVITLTPDLQSFTQKLQKERISGNLDAPEGGFDAILQATVCGEKIGWRDHATHLLVFSTESAFHYESDGANVLAGIMPRNDEQCHLDPDGKYTEDTRQDYPSVPTLVRLLGKHNIIPIFAVTNHSFTYYEKLHEYFPIAELGLLQEDSANILNILEKAFENIRSKISIRAEDRPKAIEAQVLSYSGNVAQAGTFKVKPGQIGKFKVRVKASEMVGEQHVCSLEQGDKKGKMRVKPTTFSTALNINAEVLCKTCDCEKNPFRNAVRCTGHGDLVCGKCKCNDGWLGPFCNCSASASTDPGTSCRGPGVEEPCSGRGDCLCGACVCYNTDQYEGSLCQFDKSQCQRYGGFLCNDRGRCFMGQCACAEGWEGPACECPMSNQTCLDTNGGVCNGRGVCKCGRCECQDSGLALTPTCEANFQAQLGMCEDKRSCVQCQAWKTGEKKDSDKCDQCQFKVVMVEELKENKEVIEACSFRDEDDDCTYHYTVDYPEDQTVKDLEVQVLKKKDCPPAGFLWLIPLIMFLMLLLGLLSLCCWKYCACCKSCLALLPCCGRGRTVGFKENQYMLRQSMLTSDHLDTPLVRTGPPKSTDVVRWKITDNVHRSPNHPLAQVQPNPKETIQFPLSLRLNRLFTDSLSRSDARDTELLRREVDDNLNEVYKQVPGTQRVQNTTFRLQRNAGKRADHAIVDTVLSAPRSSYPNIVKLTEKNVQSGNFQDLKVVPGYYTVATDREAAGAVEFQEGVETVDVHVPLFVKEEDDDKKQLQVEAVDVPLGIAEIGKRFVSITIIKEHAKSVMSFLQPSYTYSRQDKVANIPITREIIEDGHTQVSYRTRDLTAKDKKDYVTVDGELSYGPGETQQTVPVRLLEMGEGDGLLKDTQVKQFVMDLSNPRQGAKLGRYPRTTVTITDKPEPSVVMFMKSTQNFSTADPTYSVPVVRTRNKEGPATVHWRTRNAKRFELSGPLKFGPGETEKNIVIDPRSHPGPVKPESFQLELFDPSTKAVVGERKTTMVTITDGGPPENAQMEKSAGFINQTATSPGGRLNSPTNVKAKATGPRSIRLNWDPLGKSLGYKVKYWIYGDPEADAPPAMNVKTNHADLANLYPYCDYETKVCGYNALGDGNYSDMVPCKTLEDVPSEPGRLAFNVISPTVTQVSWAEPAETNGVITAYEVLYTPINDDTKPMGAAKKVKIDNPKKRMLLIENLQSAQTYCYQVRAKNSVGWGPFKEATINLASQPTRPMSIPIIPDIPIVDAEAGDEYDGYLMYSSEVMRSPTDSKRPSVSDEEPINGRLEQNFLFPGGNNSMSCSTNMSSSSYSQVSPMSTLSSSHRGGAGGSMSMESTTTYLSGQGGNSLSRTQVIGGGTRTENVVMRKRSENRGYYEYDDNIRDSIIIGDLSSGLSGYTDGQNARLAPGVPDTPTRLVFSALGPTALKISWQEPHCDSDVLGYCVLYQLLNGGDVKRINMSSPADNSVVVQDLLPNHSYLFKVKAQSQEGWGPEREGVITIESAVDPNSPLSPMPGSSFTLSTPSAPGPLVFTALSPEALQLSWEKPRKPNGDILGYVVTCEHLHGGGDMRSFQVSGDSAETSLTVPDLSENMPYKFKVQARTTQGFGPEREGIITIESQDDGSMSQLGGLGSMSQLGGLGSMSQLGGLGSMSQLGGLGGTSQYSSQSLTKRDVYQLPTEEGSTRTNVTHTMINDPYYSGDGMMVVGKTTQHTETSGMVTRHVTKEVVQRSMQVAGTSSVTKKVERSFYET, encoded by the exons AACCAGAAGATTGACATGTTGATGAAGCGCTCTCAGGTGGCCCCCCAGGATATGTCCATGACTCTGCTgccgggggaggagagggagatcgAGATGGAGGTGTTTGAACCAGCGAAAGGACCTCTGGACCTCTACATTCTCATGGACTTCTCCAACTCCATGAAGGATGATCTGGACAATCTCAAAAGGATGGGTGCTGAGCTGG CTGACTTGGTGGGGAAGCTGTCTGATGATTACACCATCGGTTTCGGCAAATTTGTGGACAAGGTGGTGGAACCCCAGACAGACATGAGACCGATCAA acTGGCCCAGCCGTGGCCCAACAGCGACCCTCCCTTCTCATTCCGAAATGTGAtcactctgacccctgacctgcaGTCCTTCACCCAGAAGCTGCAGAAGGAGAGGATCTCAGGCAACCTGGATGCTCCAGAGGGGGGCTTCGACGCCATACTGCAGGCTACAGTCTGCGGG GAAAAGATCGGCTGGCGTGACCATGCCACCCACCTTCTGGTCTTCTCCACCGAGTCGGCCTTCCACTACGAGAGTGACGGTGCCAACGTGCTGGCTGGCATCATGCCACGCAATGACGAGCAGTGCCACCTGGACCCCGATGGGAAATACACAGAGGACACCAGGCAGGACTACCCTTCTGTGCCCACCCTGGTCCGCCTGCTGGGCAAACACAACATCATCCCCATCTTTGCCGTCACAAACCACTCCTTCACCTACTATGAG AAGCTTCATGAGTATTTCCCCATCGCTGAGCTGGGCTTGCTACAGGAAGACTCCGCTAACATCCTCAATATCCTGGAGAAAGCTTTCGAG AATATCCGTTCTAAGATCAGCATCCGTGCGGAGGACAGACCTAAAGCTATAGAAGCTCAGGTCCTGTCTTACAGTGGCAATGTTGCACAAGCCGGAACCTTCAAAGTCAAGCCTGGGCAAATA GGGAAGTTTAAGGTGCGTGTCAAAGCCAGTGAGATGGTTGGGGAGCAACATGTGTGCAGTCTGGAGCAGGGTGACAAAAAGGGGAAGATGAGAGTCAAACCGACAACCTTCAGCACAGCTCTGAACATCAACGCCGAAGTGCTCTGTAAAACCTGCGACTGTGAGAAG AATCCATTTCGAAACGCAGTGAGGTGTACAGGCCACGGAGACCTGGTCTGTGGGAAGTGCAAGTGCAACGACGGCTG GCTGGGTCCGTTCTGTAACTGCTCTGCCAGCGCGTCGACGGATCCGGGCACTTCCTGTCGGGGTCCTGGCGTGGAGGAGCCGTGTTCTGGCCGAGGAGATTGCCTGTGTGGAGCGTGTGTTTGTTACAACACGGACCAGTACGAGGGGTCCCTCTGTCAGTTTGACAAGTCCCAGTGTCAACGATACGGAGGTTTCCTCTGCAACG ACCGTGGTCGCTGCTTCATGGGCCAGTGTGCATGTGCAGAGGGCTGGGAGGGACCGGCCTGTGAGTGTCCCATGAGCAACCAGACCTGTCTGGACACAAATGGG GGCGTCTGTAACGGGCGGGGTGTGTGTAAGTGTGGTCGCTGTGAGTGCCAGGACTCTGGCCTGGCCTTGACCCCCACCTGCGAGGCTAACTTCCAGGCCCAGCTGGGGATGTGTGAGGACAAGAGGAGCTGTGTCCAGTGTCAGGCCTGGAAGACCGGAGAGAAGAAGGACAGCGACAAGTGCGACCAGTGCCAGTTCAAAGTGGTCATGGTGGAAGAGCTCAAGGAAAATAAAGAGGTGATTGAGGCGTGTAGTTTCCGCGACGAGGATGACGACTGTACGTACCACTACACCGTGGACTATCCTGAGGACCAGACTGTTAAGGACCTGGAGGTCCAGGTGCTCAAGAAGAAAG ACTGTCCCCCTGCTGGCTTCCTGTGGCTGATCCCTCTCATCATGTTCCTCATGCTACTGCTGGGTCTACTGTCGCTCTGCTGTTGGAAGTACTGCGCCTGCTGCAAG tCCTGTCTTGCTTTGCTGCCATGCTGTGGAAGAG GTCGAACGGTCGGCTTTAAGGAAAATCAGTACATGCTCCGCCAGTCCATGCTCACCTCTGACCACTTAGACACGCCCCTAGTGAGGACCGGCCCACCCAAGAGCACCGACGTGGTTCGCTGGAAGATCACTGACAATGTCCACCGATCGCCCAATCATCCGCTTGCGCAGGTTCAGCCCAACCCCAAAGAGACCA TCCAGttccctctgtctctgcgtctGAACAGGTTGTTCACAGACAGTCTGTCTCGCTCCGACGCCAGAGACACTGAGTTGCTACGCAGGGAGGTTGATGAcaac CTGAATGAAGTGTACAAGCAGGTTCCTGGCACCCAGAGAGTTCAGAACACCACATTTAG ATTACAGAGAAATGCTGGTAAAAGAGCTGACCACGCCATCGTAGACACCGTTCTGTCCGCTCCTCGCTCCAGCTACCCCAACATCGTCAAACTGACTGAGAAAAACGTCCAGTCTGGAAACTTCCAGGATCTCAAAGTGGTGCCGGGCTACTACACAGTGGCCAcagacagag AGGCGGCTGGTGCCGTGGAGTTCCAAGAGGGGGTGGAGACGGTGGATGTGCACGTGCCGCTCTTCGTCAAGGAGGAAGATGATGATAAGAAGCAGCTGCAGGTGGAGGCGGTGGACGTTCCTCTGGGCATCGCTGAGATAGGGAAACGCTTCGTCAGCATCACTATCATCAAAGAACACG ccAAGAGTGTTATGTCGTTCCTCCAGCCTTCGTACACCTACAGCCGACAGGACAAAGTGGCTAACATCCCCATTACTAGAGAGATCATAGAGGACGGACACACACAGGTCAGCTACCGCACCCGAGACCTCACCGCCAAGGACAAGAAG GACTATGTGACAGTGGATGGGGAACTGTCCTACGGGCCAGGGGAGACCCAGCAGACTGTCCCTGTTCGTTTgttggagatgggagagggagacggtCTGCTGAAGGACACACAGGTCAAACAATTTGTCATGGACCTCAGTAACCCAAGACAGGGAGCCAAGCTGGGACGCTACCCCAGAACCACCGTCACCATCACTGACAAACCAG AGCCCAGTGTGGTGATGTTCATGAAGAGCACTCAGAACTTCTCCACCGCCGACCCAACCTACTCCGTCCCCGTGGTCCGCACCCGCAATAAGGAGGGGCCCGCCACCGTCCACTGGAGGACCCGCAACGCCAAACGCTTCGAGCTGTCCGGCCCCCTAAAGTTTGGTCCCGGGGAAACCGAGAAGAACATCGTGATCGATCCACGCTCTCACCCTGGCCCGGTGAAACCAGAGTCCTTCCAACTGGAACTGTTTGACCCCAGTACGAAAGCTGTGGTCGGAGAGAGGAAGACAACGATGGTCACTATTACTGATGGAG GACCTCCAGAAAATGCCCAGATGGAGAAGAGTGCGGGCTTCATCAACCAGACAGCCACGTCTCCTGGTGGTCGTCTCAACTCTCCCACCAACGTGAAGGCCAAAGCCACCGGCCCCCGGAGCATCCGCCTTAACTGGGACCCCTTAGGAAAATCCCTGGGCTACAAG GTGAAGTATTGGATCTATGGGGATCCTGAGGCTGACGCTCCCCCTGCGATGAATGTAAAGACAAACCATGCTGACCTGGCCAACCTGTACCCCTATTGTGACTACGAGACGAAGGTGTGTGGCTACAACGCCCTGGGAGATGGAAACTACAGCGACATGGTGCCCTGTAAGACCCTGGAGGATG tccccaGTGAGCCCGGTCGTCTGGCGTTCAACGTCATCAGTCCAACTGTCACTCAGGTCAGCTGGGCGGAGCCTGCCGAGACCAATGGTGTCATCACCGCCTACGAGGTTCTCTACACGCCCATCAATGACGACACGA AGCCGATGGGTGCAGCTAAGAAGGTGAAGATAGACAACCCTAAGAAGAGGATGTTGCTGATTGAGAACCTGCAGTCGGCCCAGACTTACTGCTATCAGGTCCGGGCTAAGAACAGCGTGGGTTGGGGTCCTTTCAAAGAAGCGACCATCAACCTGGCCTCCCAGCCCACCAGACCCATGTCCA TCCCTATCATCCCAGACATCCCTATAGTGGACGCGGAGGCGGGGGATGAGTACGACGGCTACCTGATGTACAGCAGTGAGGTCATGAGATCGCCAACAGACTCCAAGAGACCCAGCGTCTCAGACGAAG AACCAATTAACGGCAGGTTGGAACAGAACTTCCTCTTCCCCGGGGGAAATAATTCCATGTCGTGCAGTACCAACATGTCTTCATCCAGCTACAGCCAGGTGTCTCCCATGTCCACCCTCAGCTCCAGCCACCGAGGGGGGGCCGGGGGGTCCATGTCCATGGAGTCCACCACAACATACCTCTCTGGACAAG GAGGAAACTCTCTCTCCCGCACTCAGGTGATTGGGGGTGGGACGCGCACGGAGAATGTTGTCATGAGGAAGCGATCAGAGAACAGAGGTTACTATGAGTATGACGACAACATCCGAGATTCCATCATCATAGGAGACCTGTCCAGTGGATTGTCTGGATACACAGATGGCCAAA acGCTCGTTTGGCCCCTGGAGTCCCTGACACCCCCACCAGGCTGGTGTTCTCTGCCCTGGGCCCCACTGCCCTGAAGATCAGCTGGCAGGAGCCCCACTGTGACAGTGATGTTTTAGGGTACTGTGTTCTCTACCAGCTGCTGAATGGAG GTGATGTGAAGCGTATAAACATGTCCAGCCCCGCAGACAACTCCGTGGTGGTGCAGGACCTGCTTCCTAACCACTCCTACCTGTTCAAGGTGAAGGCTCAGAGTCAGGAAGGCTGGGgaccggagagggagggagtcatCACCATAGAGTCAGCTGTCGACCCCAACAGCCCACTCAGCCCAATGCCAG GTTCTTCCTTCACTCTCAGTACCCCCAGTGCTCCAGGCCCCCTGGTGTTCACAGCTCTGTCCCCCGAGGCACTGCAGCTAAGCTGGGAGAAACCCCGCAAACCCAACGGAGACATCCTGGGCTACGTGGTCACCTGTGAACATCTGCACGGAGGAG gtgacATGCGTTCCTTCCAGGTGAGCGGTGACAGCGCTGAGACCAGTCTGACAGTTCCGGACCTGAGTGAGAACATGCCGTACAAGTTCAAAGTTCAGGCCAGGACGACCCAGGGCTTCGGCCCCGAGAGGGAGGGCATTATCACCATCGAGTCTCAGGATGACG gtAGCATGTCTCAACTAGGAGGCCTAGGCAGTATGTCTCAACTAGGAGGCCTAGGCAGTATGTCTCAACTAGGAGGCCTAGGCAGTATGTCTCAACTAGGAGGCCTAGGTGGTACATCTCAGTACAGCAGTCAGTCCTTGACCAAGAGAGATGTGTACCAACTTCCTACAGAGGAGGGCAGCACACGCACCAACGTCACACACACCATGATCAACGACCCATACTACTCAG gaGATGGTATGATGGTGGTGGGGAAGACGACCCAGCACACAGAGACCAGCGGCATGGTGACACGTCATGTGACTAAGGAGGTGGTGCAGAGGAGCATGCAAGTGGCAGGCACCAGCAGCGTCACCAAGAAGGTCGAGAGGTCATTCTACGAGACCTGA